A genomic region of Sulfobacillus acidophilus DSM 10332 contains the following coding sequences:
- a CDS encoding hypothetical protein (KEGG: msv:Mesil_3564 hypothetical protein~SPTR: Putative uncharacterized protein), protein MAITGENARKKRRPKTFSPSLAGHCLRYATMEMLGFGRALDEETRDAMSQGSRRHKAFQAELGARFPMAKAEVALKDDVWGVSGRLDVLLETARGPEIIEYKTVGGDIFDVIQSTGPLVSHWAQLQLYLAVSAIEHGLLVVENRARDGRVWYRGRRDPAWEAWLKERIQRVNQAVATRRLPSREISFRCLSCDRWQRCFPTEEARQHAVEEHPAWEPVPPVPPIRYDHVSHEDEPGAEFLA, encoded by the coding sequence ATGGCAATAACCGGCGAAAACGCCCGCAAAAAGCGTCGTCCGAAGACGTTTTCGCCGTCTCTCGCCGGCCACTGTCTGCGCTATGCGACGATGGAAATGCTAGGATTTGGTCGGGCGCTCGATGAAGAAACTCGTGACGCAATGTCGCAGGGAAGCCGACGCCATAAAGCGTTTCAGGCCGAATTAGGCGCACGGTTCCCGATGGCGAAGGCCGAAGTGGCGTTAAAAGACGACGTGTGGGGCGTCTCGGGGCGTTTGGATGTTCTGCTGGAAACCGCCCGGGGACCGGAAATCATTGAATATAAAACCGTCGGCGGGGATATTTTTGACGTGATCCAATCGACGGGACCGTTGGTGTCCCATTGGGCGCAACTTCAATTATATCTCGCCGTCAGTGCCATTGAGCACGGGCTCTTAGTGGTGGAAAACCGGGCCCGGGATGGGCGGGTATGGTATCGCGGTCGTCGCGATCCGGCCTGGGAAGCTTGGTTAAAAGAGCGGATACAGCGGGTAAACCAGGCGGTGGCGACCCGTCGGCTGCCGTCTCGGGAAATCAGTTTTCGCTGCTTATCCTGTGATCGGTGGCAGCGGTGTTTTCCGACGGAAGAGGCGCGTCAACACGCGGTTGAAGAACATCCGGCCTGGGAACCGGTACCTCCGGTTCCGCCTATCCGATATGATCACGTGTCTCACGAGGATGAACCAGGCGCCGAGTTTCTGGCCTAA
- a CDS encoding molybdopterin synthase subunit MoaD (PFAM: ThiS family~InterPro IPR003749~KEGG: pmx:PERMA_0152 molybdopterin converting factor, subunit 1~PFAM: ThiamineS~SPTR: Molybdopterin converting factor, subunit 1), giving the protein MAQSPAPITVLFFSFAADRMNARQKTFDVDAPVSLGTFYEEWLKPQLHEPFSRWLFSVNQEWADADTPVKGGDEVAVIPPVSGG; this is encoded by the coding sequence ATGGCCCAATCTCCGGCACCGATAACGGTCTTATTCTTTTCGTTTGCTGCCGATCGTATGAATGCTCGGCAAAAAACATTTGACGTGGACGCTCCGGTATCCTTGGGAACGTTCTACGAGGAATGGTTGAAGCCCCAGTTACACGAGCCTTTTTCACGATGGCTGTTCAGCGTCAATCAAGAATGGGCCGATGCCGACACCCCGGTAAAAGGCGGCGATGAGGTGGCGGTTATTCCCCCGGTGAGTGGAGGTTAG
- a CDS encoding OsmC family protein (PFAM: OsmC-like protein~COGs: COG1765 redox protein regulator of disulfide bond formation~InterPro IPR003718~KEGG: gmc:GY4MC1_2031 OsmC family protein~PFAM: Peroxiredoxin, OsmC-like protein~SPTR: OsmC family protein): MPKATVTFQGHMLFEGVSDSGHRVVMDSAPDVGGQNQGIRPMEMVLVALGGCTGMDVVSILNKMRVSYTHFRMEAEGQRADEHPKVYRHITLKYIFEGDGDAKDKFMRAVTLSQEKYCSVSAMLAKSATIQADVILNGETIGSLVSQG, from the coding sequence GTGCCAAAAGCAACCGTTACCTTTCAAGGTCATATGTTGTTCGAGGGAGTCAGTGATTCGGGGCACCGCGTCGTCATGGATTCGGCACCGGATGTTGGCGGGCAAAATCAAGGCATCCGCCCGATGGAGATGGTGCTGGTCGCATTAGGCGGCTGCACGGGAATGGATGTCGTGTCCATTCTCAATAAGATGCGCGTATCGTATACCCATTTCCGGATGGAAGCGGAGGGCCAGCGAGCCGACGAGCATCCGAAAGTGTATCGACACATTACCCTCAAGTATATTTTTGAAGGCGATGGGGACGCCAAGGATAAGTTCATGCGGGCGGTGACCCTGAGTCAGGAAAAATATTGCAGCGTCTCGGCGATGCTGGCCAAGAGTGCCACGATTCAAGCGGACGTGATTCTTAACGGCGAGACCATTGGAAGCTTGGTCAGTCAAGGCTGA
- a CDS encoding molybdopterin synthase subunit MoaE (PFAM: MoaE protein~COGs: COG0314 Molybdopterin converting factor large subunit~InterPro IPR003448~KEGG: ssc:100514134 molybdopterin synthase catalytic subunit-like~PFAM: Molybdopterin biosynthesis MoaE~SPTR: Molybdopterin synthase catalytic subunit), with product MDIYRITTEPIVIQEALDAIQDPACGGQAIFLGTVRNEYEGRPSHGLIYDAYRPLAEKEMARIGDELRRRHDIRHIVMIHRIGHLAVTDMAVVVAVSAAHREAAMAAAREGIDEIKRRAPIWKKELFDDGDEAWHHDPDHFPSNEETV from the coding sequence ATGGACATCTATCGAATAACGACGGAACCCATCGTCATTCAAGAGGCGCTGGATGCCATACAGGACCCGGCGTGCGGAGGACAAGCGATATTTTTAGGGACGGTACGCAACGAATATGAGGGCCGACCCAGCCATGGCTTAATTTACGATGCGTACCGGCCGCTGGCGGAAAAAGAAATGGCCCGCATCGGGGACGAATTACGACGCCGTCACGATATTCGCCATATTGTCATGATCCATCGAATCGGCCATTTGGCGGTGACAGACATGGCGGTCGTCGTCGCCGTATCGGCGGCTCATCGCGAAGCCGCTATGGCGGCGGCACGGGAAGGCATTGACGAAATAAAACGCCGGGCACCGATTTGGAAAAAAGAACTGTTCGACGACGGCGATGAGGCGTGGCACCATGATCCCGATCATTTTCCGTCTAACGAGGAGACGGTTTAA
- a CDS encoding Glutamate-1-semialdehyde 2,1-aminomutase (PFAM: Aminotransferase class-III~TIGRFAM: glutamate-1-semialdehyde-2,1-aminomutase~COGs: COG0001 Glutamate-1-semialdehyde aminotransferase~HAMAP: Glutamate-1-semialdehyde 2,1-aminomutase~InterPro IPR004639:IPR005814~KEGG: hch:HCH_06248 glutamate-1-semialdehyde aminotransferase~PFAM: Aminotransferase class-III~PRIAM: Glutamate-1-semialdehyde 2,1-aminomutase~SPTR: Glutamate-1-semialdehyde 2,1-aminomutase;~TIGRFAM: Tetrapyrrole biosynthesis, glutamate-1-semialdehyde aminotransferase) produces the protein MGDTLWERAQRVLPGGVNSPVRSFRGVDGQPFFADRGEGPYLISEDGTPYIDYVMGYGPLILGHAHPAVVDAVERQAARGIGYGVPTRREVEMAEFLTHHIPGLDMVRLVNSGTEATMTALRIARAATGRPRVVKFAGSYHGHHDSLLIKAGSGAATLGVPDSAGVPSEIAALTITVPYNDVEALEDAFRQYGSEIAAVIAEPVAGNMGTVVPDEDFLPAIRSITERYGALWISDEVMTGFRVGLGTVASQRGLTPDLVTLAKVIGAGMPVGAYGGKREYLSLVAPAGPVYQAGTFSGNPIATAAGLAQLHEVVQPDFYSVLVMRTEQLAKGLVERARRHNIPVSVHQAGAMFTLFFRDTPPRNFDEVNRSDTEGYRRYFHLMLERGVFMPPSPFESVFVSSRHDAEVIEKTLAVAEEVFQKL, from the coding sequence ATGGGAGACACATTATGGGAGCGGGCCCAACGCGTTTTGCCCGGGGGGGTCAACTCCCCCGTCCGTTCGTTTCGCGGGGTGGACGGTCAGCCTTTTTTTGCTGACCGGGGCGAAGGCCCTTATTTAATCAGTGAAGACGGGACCCCATATATCGATTATGTCATGGGTTATGGTCCCCTCATTTTAGGGCACGCCCATCCGGCCGTAGTGGACGCGGTAGAACGCCAGGCAGCCCGGGGTATCGGTTACGGGGTCCCCACTCGGCGCGAAGTGGAGATGGCGGAGTTCTTAACCCACCATATCCCCGGTCTCGACATGGTCCGTCTGGTCAATTCCGGTACGGAAGCGACCATGACGGCGCTGCGGATTGCCCGAGCCGCCACGGGACGGCCTCGGGTCGTGAAATTTGCGGGTTCTTACCACGGCCACCACGATTCGTTACTGATCAAGGCGGGCTCGGGAGCCGCGACACTCGGGGTACCGGATTCTGCGGGGGTACCGTCCGAGATTGCGGCTCTCACCATTACCGTGCCGTATAACGATGTCGAAGCCCTTGAAGACGCCTTTCGGCAATACGGGTCCGAGATCGCGGCGGTTATTGCCGAACCGGTGGCGGGCAATATGGGGACCGTTGTTCCGGATGAGGATTTTTTACCGGCGATTCGATCGATTACCGAACGTTATGGCGCCTTATGGATTTCGGACGAAGTGATGACCGGTTTTCGGGTGGGATTGGGCACGGTGGCCTCCCAAAGAGGGTTGACACCCGATTTGGTGACCTTGGCCAAGGTCATCGGGGCCGGGATGCCGGTCGGGGCTTACGGCGGCAAGCGGGAATACCTCTCGTTGGTGGCGCCCGCGGGTCCCGTTTATCAAGCCGGAACGTTTTCAGGCAACCCGATTGCGACGGCGGCCGGATTGGCTCAGTTGCACGAAGTGGTCCAACCCGACTTTTATTCTGTCCTGGTGATGCGAACGGAGCAGTTGGCGAAAGGATTAGTGGAGCGGGCACGGCGCCATAACATTCCGGTTTCGGTCCATCAGGCGGGTGCCATGTTTACGTTGTTTTTCCGCGACACCCCGCCCCGCAATTTTGACGAGGTGAATCGGAGCGATACGGAGGGCTACCGCCGCTATTTTCACCTCATGTTGGAACGTGGCGTGTTTATGCCGCCCTCGCCGTTCGAGTCCGTGTTTGTGTCCAGTCGGCATGATGCGGAAGTCATCGAAAAAACGTTGGCGGTGGCGGAAGAGGTGTTTCAAAAGCTTTAA
- a CDS encoding GTP-binding protein YchF (PFAM: GTPase of unknown function; Protein of unknown function (DUF933)~TIGRFAM: GTP-binding protein YchF~COGs: COG0012 GTPase probable translation factor~InterPro IPR004396:IPR013029~KEGG: mta:Moth_2477 GTP-dependent nucleic acid-binding protein EngD~PFAM: Protein of unknown function DUF933~SPTR: Putative uncharacterized protein;~TIGRFAM: Conserved hypothetical protein CHP00092) → MDIGLIGLPRSGKTTIFNLLTQQNVDTHAFGGRAESRRALAPVPDTRLDRLAALYHPRKVTPAQLQVVDVPGLSRQETGGPNRFLNDVRLVDALVHVVRGFSSELGEPTPLKDIEDMELELSLSDLDLVEKRKDRITGGKKTTKEQQAELAIIDRLHEALENGQRLDQLDLDDDAKKLISGYQFLTLKPMIWVINLDDEAFRAGEFPDREKILQLAETHRIPVVLMAGALEQEMQELDPADRLEFMQDLGITETGTARVATAIYGHLGYISFLTAGEDEVRAWPILQGTRAKEAAGKIHSDIERGFIRAEIVPFEALIEAGSMARARERGLVRLEGKDYVMQDGDVVNFRFNV, encoded by the coding sequence GTGGATATCGGATTAATTGGGTTGCCACGTTCGGGCAAAACCACGATTTTTAATCTTCTAACCCAGCAAAACGTAGACACCCACGCGTTTGGCGGACGTGCCGAGTCGCGTCGGGCATTGGCCCCGGTTCCGGATACGCGTCTGGATCGGTTAGCCGCATTATATCATCCGCGGAAGGTCACACCGGCCCAACTGCAGGTGGTGGATGTACCGGGATTGAGTCGACAAGAAACTGGGGGGCCGAACCGGTTTTTGAATGATGTCCGCTTGGTGGATGCCTTGGTCCATGTCGTCCGAGGCTTTTCGTCCGAATTGGGGGAGCCGACACCGCTAAAAGATATTGAGGATATGGAACTGGAACTTAGTTTGTCGGACTTGGATTTGGTGGAAAAACGAAAGGATCGGATCACCGGCGGGAAGAAGACGACCAAAGAGCAGCAAGCGGAATTGGCGATCATCGACCGACTGCATGAAGCCTTGGAAAACGGTCAACGGCTTGATCAGCTCGATCTGGACGACGATGCCAAAAAGCTGATTAGCGGATATCAGTTTTTGACCTTGAAACCGATGATTTGGGTCATCAATTTAGATGACGAGGCCTTTCGGGCAGGCGAATTTCCCGATCGGGAGAAAATTCTTCAGTTAGCCGAGACGCATCGGATTCCGGTTGTCCTGATGGCCGGCGCGTTAGAACAAGAGATGCAAGAGCTCGACCCCGCCGATCGCCTCGAATTCATGCAAGATTTAGGTATCACGGAAACCGGCACGGCACGAGTAGCCACGGCGATTTATGGGCATTTGGGCTATATTTCGTTTTTGACCGCCGGGGAGGACGAAGTCCGGGCCTGGCCTATTCTGCAAGGCACGCGGGCGAAAGAGGCCGCCGGAAAGATCCACTCGGATATTGAACGGGGGTTTATTCGGGCGGAAATTGTGCCCTTTGAGGCCTTGATCGAAGCTGGCTCCATGGCCCGTGCACGCGAACGGGGATTAGTCCGGTTGGAAGGGAAGGACTACGTCATGCAGGACGGGGACGTCGTCAACTTTCGGTTTAACGTCTAG
- a CDS encoding ABC transporter related protein (PFAM: ABC transporter~COGs: COG1119 ABC-type molybdenum transport system ATPase component/photorepair protein PhrA~InterPro IPR003593:IPR003439~KEGG: aac:Aaci_0860 ABC transporter related~PFAM: ABC transporter-like~SMART: ATPase, AAA+ type, core~SPTR: ABC transporter related), which yields MHLVRLQNIRYVRGSRVILDNIQWQMKSGDHWVILGANGSGKTTLLSLILGYQWPTEGLVEVLGHPYGTVDLREIRKRIGFVSHQLGEWLTAHHPGTRVYDVVAAGRQAIIGREHQGSNVSADSVWAALERFDIHHRAQAPYQHLSQGEKTRVLLARAWMADSQLIILDEPCSGLDLKGREQLLSLIEGLLAPASTPGILYVTHHTEEILPGFSHVLMLKDGQVLAEGPKATVLTEPLLSRVLDVPVALQWVDNRPWIHVKPSPR from the coding sequence ATGCATCTTGTCCGCTTACAAAATATCCGGTATGTGCGTGGATCACGCGTGATTTTGGATAACATCCAGTGGCAGATGAAATCCGGCGATCATTGGGTTATTTTAGGCGCGAACGGATCCGGTAAAACCACTCTCTTAAGTTTAATTTTGGGCTACCAATGGCCTACGGAGGGACTTGTGGAAGTTCTGGGCCATCCCTACGGTACCGTCGACTTGCGGGAAATTCGAAAGCGCATCGGATTTGTTAGCCATCAACTAGGCGAATGGCTGACCGCTCATCATCCCGGAACGCGCGTATACGACGTGGTAGCCGCGGGACGCCAAGCCATTATCGGCCGAGAACACCAGGGATCCAACGTGTCCGCCGACAGTGTCTGGGCGGCACTGGAACGATTCGACATCCATCACCGGGCACAAGCTCCCTATCAACACCTGTCCCAGGGAGAAAAAACCCGCGTCTTGTTGGCTCGGGCCTGGATGGCGGACAGCCAGCTGATTATCCTCGACGAACCCTGTTCCGGATTGGATTTAAAAGGCCGAGAACAGTTGCTGAGCCTCATTGAGGGGCTTTTAGCCCCCGCATCGACGCCCGGCATTCTCTATGTCACCCATCATACGGAAGAAATACTGCCCGGATTTAGCCATGTCTTGATGTTAAAAGACGGGCAAGTGTTGGCGGAAGGTCCGAAAGCTACCGTGTTGACCGAGCCTTTACTCAGTCGCGTTTTAGACGTGCCGGTTGCGCTTCAATGGGTGGACAACCGACCATGGATACACGTTAAACCGTCTCCTCGTTAG
- a CDS encoding ErfK/YbiS/YcfS/YnhG family protein (PFAM: L,D-transpeptidase catalytic domain~InterPro IPR005490~KEGG: mca:MCA1018 ErfK/YbiS/YcfS/YnhG family protein~PFAM: YkuD domain~SPTR: ErfK/YbiS/YcfS/YnhG family protein), producing the protein MWFVPLWGFAAHVIPAFPFHLSIRAARTEPTEDDRKELIIDLTHQKLYALDQGVLIHTIPVSTGVSPKWVTPTGIFWIYRRVRDDHMVGGQPGTPDHWDVDHVPYAQYFYGGIAIHGAWWNHRFGVPKSHGCIQVPTDKSPQGPTGQPADAEWLWQFAQVGTPVIIMGKTPPTPTTKPLPYPSPSPLGPTSARFGASLIR; encoded by the coding sequence ATGTGGTTCGTCCCGCTGTGGGGTTTTGCAGCTCACGTCATCCCCGCTTTTCCCTTTCATCTTAGCATACGGGCTGCCCGGACCGAACCGACCGAGGATGACCGCAAAGAATTGATTATCGACTTGACGCACCAAAAATTGTATGCCCTCGATCAGGGCGTACTCATCCACACCATCCCCGTATCGACCGGTGTATCCCCTAAATGGGTGACCCCGACCGGAATCTTTTGGATTTACCGTCGCGTACGAGACGATCACATGGTGGGAGGACAGCCCGGCACGCCCGACCATTGGGACGTGGATCACGTGCCGTATGCCCAATACTTCTATGGAGGCATCGCCATCCACGGGGCTTGGTGGAATCATCGATTTGGCGTGCCGAAAAGTCACGGCTGTATCCAGGTCCCGACCGACAAAAGTCCCCAAGGCCCCACCGGACAGCCAGCCGATGCCGAGTGGCTATGGCAATTTGCTCAGGTGGGCACGCCGGTGATTATCATGGGCAAGACACCCCCCACACCGACTACAAAGCCGTTGCCGTATCCGTCACCAAGCCCTCTCGGGCCGACTTCCGCCAGGTTCGGCGCATCATTAATCCGGTAA
- a CDS encoding prolipoprotein diacylglyceryl transferase (PFAM: Prolipoprotein diacylglyceryl transferase~TIGRFAM: prolipoprotein diacylglyceryl transferase~COGs: COG0682 Prolipoprotein diacylglyceryltransferase~InterPro IPR001640~KEGG: toc:Toce_0235 prolipoprotein diacylglyceryl transferase~PFAM: Prolipoprotein diacylglyceryl transferase~SPTR: Prolipoprotein diacylglyceryl transferase 1), whose product MLITRLSPYAFHIGPIGVHWYGIFMVLAILGGGWYLMERGEQLGEDPDFLSRVTIWTVIWGIIGARVVFVLANDPQWIWTDPVQALKIWQGGLAYDGAVGFGVLALWIQLRKKPLVFNHIVDWTVPGIGLGIFMVRIGNIFNHEVLGRMTQLGFGRWPEQLIGSSIGVILIIRYFWIERYRTPPPGYQFWSAMFYYAIIRGFIGETTRDNPLYLIHYINPHWGIGFTTLMQLFTPPILIFTGLMMRRTWRKSAREGLVTDTATAL is encoded by the coding sequence ATGCTCATAACCAGGCTTAGTCCGTATGCGTTTCATATTGGGCCGATTGGAGTCCATTGGTACGGGATCTTTATGGTGTTGGCGATCTTAGGTGGCGGTTGGTACCTGATGGAACGTGGCGAGCAGCTTGGTGAAGACCCGGACTTCCTCTCCCGAGTGACCATTTGGACCGTGATCTGGGGGATTATCGGTGCCCGTGTCGTTTTTGTCCTGGCCAACGATCCGCAATGGATTTGGACCGATCCGGTCCAAGCGTTAAAAATTTGGCAAGGCGGGCTGGCATATGACGGAGCGGTGGGCTTTGGCGTGTTGGCCCTTTGGATCCAACTCCGAAAAAAGCCGTTAGTCTTTAACCACATTGTGGATTGGACGGTACCGGGAATTGGTCTGGGCATCTTCATGGTCCGCATCGGGAACATCTTTAACCATGAAGTCTTGGGCCGAATGACCCAACTCGGATTTGGCCGATGGCCCGAACAGCTCATCGGCTCGTCGATCGGGGTTATTCTGATCATCCGCTACTTCTGGATTGAACGCTATCGGACGCCTCCGCCGGGCTATCAATTCTGGTCGGCCATGTTTTATTATGCCATCATCCGAGGTTTCATCGGGGAAACCACCCGAGACAATCCCCTCTATCTGATTCATTATATTAATCCCCATTGGGGCATCGGATTTACCACCTTAATGCAGCTTTTTACTCCGCCTATTTTAATATTTACCGGATTAATGATGCGCCGAACCTGGCGGAAGTCGGCCCGAGAGGGCTTGGTGACGGATACGGCAACGGCTTTGTAG